One segment of Vulpes lagopus strain Blue_001 chromosome 8, ASM1834538v1, whole genome shotgun sequence DNA contains the following:
- the LOC121497836 gene encoding 60S ribosomal protein L27-like codes for MGKFMKPGKVVLVLAGRYSRRKAVNVKNIDDGTSDRPYSHALVAGIDRYPRKVTAAMGKKKIAKRSKIKPFVKVYNYHHLMPTRYSVDIPLDKTVVNKDVFRDPALKCKA; via the coding sequence ATGGGCAAGTTCATGAAACCCGGGAAGGTGGTGCTGGTCCTGGCCGGACGCTACTCCAGACGCAAAGCAGTCAACGTGAAGAACATTGATGATGGCACCTCAGACCGTCCCTACAGCCATGCTCTAGTGGCCGGAATTGACCGCTATCCCCGAAAAGTGACAGCTGCCATGGGCAAGAAGAAAATCGCCAAGAGGTCAAAGATCAAGCCTTTTGTGAAAGTTTATAACTACCATCACCTCATGCCCACGAGGTACTCTGTGGATATCCCTTTGGACAAAACTGTCGTCAACAAGGATGTCTTCAGAGACCCTGCTCTTAAATGCAAGGCCTGA